One Brachybacterium kimchii genomic window carries:
- a CDS encoding aminoglycoside phosphotransferase family protein codes for MSTKGDHRSDPSPGPEPAPSPCPEPESGPEPGPAPGPTQLPRPSGAQILAARDVAAQRLGVTLGAAFPEGSTGWVGAATGARGEDLVLKVAWAHEEARDEALGMSIWSSGPDSGREEPRPIVPRVLEARREGALSVLLMERVRPGTTLARSGLPPQREDEVVAGLLRRLWIPADDLPGAPEHGFRPLAHMCAWWADEAAERLARDSRGLPEELVRRGLDLFRALPREHGVPEVLLATDLHHHNVLAAGGEGPDHGGSWLVIDPKPYVGDPHYDLLQHMFNAEDRLVEDPSGFSARMARLTGLDPERTARWLLARCIQEAPGSAAAARAALRLAADGI; via the coding sequence ATGAGCACGAAAGGCGACCATCGCTCCGATCCCAGCCCCGGACCCGAGCCCGCACCCAGCCCATGTCCTGAGCCCGAGTCCGGGCCCGAGCCCGGACCTGCGCCCGGACCGACGCAGTTACCACGGCCGTCGGGCGCGCAGATCCTCGCCGCCCGGGACGTCGCGGCCCAGCGCCTGGGCGTCACGCTGGGCGCCGCGTTCCCCGAGGGCTCGACGGGCTGGGTGGGCGCGGCGACCGGCGCCCGCGGCGAGGACCTGGTGCTCAAGGTCGCCTGGGCGCACGAGGAGGCCCGGGACGAGGCGCTCGGGATGAGCATCTGGTCCTCCGGCCCGGACTCCGGGCGGGAGGAGCCTCGACCGATCGTGCCGCGCGTGCTCGAGGCCCGCCGCGAGGGCGCGCTCAGCGTGCTGCTCATGGAGCGCGTGCGCCCCGGCACGACGCTCGCACGCAGCGGGCTCCCGCCCCAGCGGGAGGACGAGGTGGTCGCGGGGCTGCTGCGTCGCCTGTGGATCCCCGCCGACGACCTCCCCGGCGCTCCCGAGCACGGCTTCCGCCCGCTCGCGCACATGTGCGCCTGGTGGGCCGACGAGGCCGCCGAGCGCCTCGCCCGCGACTCCCGCGGCCTGCCGGAGGAGCTGGTGCGACGGGGCCTGGACCTGTTCCGCGCGCTCCCCCGCGAGCACGGCGTCCCCGAGGTGCTGCTCGCGACCGATCTGCACCACCACAACGTGCTCGCAGCGGGCGGCGAGGGGCCGGATCACGGCGGCTCCTGGCTGGTCATCGACCCGAAGCCGTACGTGGGCGACCCGCACTACGACCTGCTGCAGCACATGTTCAACGCCGAGGACCGCCTGGTCGAGGACCCGTCGGGCTTCAGCGCCCGGATGGCGCGCCTGACGGGCCTCGACCCGGAGCGGACGGCGCGCTGGCTGCTCGCGCGCTGCATCCAGGAGGCGCCGGGATCCGCTGCCGCCGCCCGCGCCGCGCTGCGCCTCGCGGCCGACGGGATCTGA
- a CDS encoding class I SAM-dependent methyltransferase, which translates to MSTLPSTNPYEDPESARLYDAENSGREDVEFYRRLARKLRGTAARGADAPFTVLDIGCGTGVLCVDLAADGHRVLGVDPAGAMLEIARTRPGGERVTWILGSADAAPEAEADLAVMTGHAAQQIVPADAWHALLASAHRALRPGGVLAFESRDPRRRPWEHWTPESTRGDFPHPDGGVFTSWVELLAVDESGADGVVETHRGITEREGSARRSAEETLIFRPLEVLRADLEAAGFAVEQVHGDWSGGPVTDATAELILLGRRA; encoded by the coding sequence GTGAGCACGCTCCCCTCCACGAACCCCTACGAGGATCCCGAGTCCGCGCGGCTGTACGACGCCGAGAACTCCGGGCGCGAGGACGTCGAGTTCTATCGGCGCCTGGCCCGCAAGCTGCGCGGCACCGCGGCGCGCGGGGCGGACGCCCCCTTCACGGTCCTCGACATCGGCTGCGGCACGGGGGTCCTCTGCGTCGATCTCGCGGCCGACGGCCACCGCGTGCTCGGCGTCGATCCCGCCGGGGCGATGCTCGAGATCGCGCGCACGCGTCCCGGCGGCGAGCGCGTGACCTGGATCCTCGGCTCCGCGGACGCCGCCCCGGAGGCCGAGGCGGACCTCGCGGTCATGACCGGGCACGCCGCCCAGCAGATCGTCCCCGCGGACGCGTGGCACGCGCTGCTCGCGAGCGCCCATCGGGCGCTGCGTCCCGGCGGGGTGCTCGCCTTCGAGAGCCGCGACCCGCGCCGGCGACCGTGGGAGCACTGGACGCCCGAGAGCACGCGCGGCGACTTCCCCCACCCCGACGGCGGCGTGTTCACCAGCTGGGTCGAGCTCCTCGCGGTCGACGAGAGCGGGGCCGACGGCGTCGTCGAGACGCACCGCGGCATCACGGAGCGCGAGGGGTCCGCGCGACGCAGCGCCGAGGAGACGCTGATCTTCCGGCCGCTCGAGGTGCTGCGCGCGGACCTCGAGGCCGCAGGCTTCGCCGTGGAGCAGGTGCACGGCGACTGGTCCGGCGGACCCGTCACCGACGCGACTGCCGAGCTGATCCTCCTCGGGCGCCGGGCATGA
- a CDS encoding glutamine amidotransferase, with protein sequence MKPFLLIATRPEDEVAQSEYEAVLRLTGLEAEQLQHIQLDRTPMPPVDLEEISGIIVGGSPYNTSDDAASKSSDQVRAERELGELLDRVVEADFPFFGACYGVGTLGVHQGAIVDRTYGEPVSGIDVELTDAGREDPLIRASGVPDSFLAFVGHKEAVHVLPEHAVLLATGQGCPVQMFRVGTSQYATQFHPELDNDGLVFRIRAYRDNGYFDPAEEEELIERVRPVDVHHAAKLLRAFVELHAR encoded by the coding sequence GTGAAACCGTTCCTTCTCATCGCGACGCGTCCCGAGGACGAGGTCGCGCAGTCCGAGTACGAGGCAGTGCTGCGCCTGACGGGCCTCGAGGCCGAGCAGCTGCAGCACATCCAGCTCGACCGCACGCCGATGCCGCCCGTCGACCTCGAGGAGATCTCGGGGATCATCGTCGGCGGCAGCCCGTACAACACCTCGGACGACGCCGCCTCGAAGTCCTCCGACCAGGTGCGCGCCGAGCGCGAGCTGGGGGAGCTGCTGGACCGCGTCGTCGAGGCCGACTTTCCCTTCTTCGGCGCCTGCTACGGCGTCGGGACCCTGGGCGTCCATCAGGGCGCGATCGTCGACCGCACCTACGGGGAGCCCGTGAGCGGCATCGACGTCGAGCTCACCGACGCCGGTCGCGAGGACCCGCTGATCAGGGCCTCAGGCGTCCCCGACAGCTTCCTCGCCTTCGTGGGCCACAAGGAGGCCGTGCACGTGCTGCCCGAGCACGCCGTGCTGCTGGCCACCGGCCAGGGCTGCCCCGTGCAGATGTTCCGAGTGGGCACCTCGCAGTACGCCACCCAGTTCCACCCCGAGCTGGACAACGACGGACTCGTCTTCCGCATCCGCGCCTACCGCGACAACGGCTACTTCGACCCGGCCGAGGAGGAGGAGCTGATCGAGCGCGTGCGCCCCGTCGACGTCCACCACGCCGCGAAGCTGCTGCGCGCCTTCGTCGAGCTGCACGCCCGCTGA
- a CDS encoding GH25 family lysozyme yields MTSSPPPDRSPRPGDPVRPRSRPRQKFTREQVRRRQIVAGGCLALVILLVVISCSAILGRHGGGGGGALGGGADDSAMSVPATPADAPALSQLPKDASLGGEEALGIDVSAHQGEIDWTKVRGDGISFAYMKATEGTGFTDPQLNANWRGARGAGVTPGAYHYFTLCSPGADQAKAFLEAVPPSDDALPPALDLEFDGACEKRPEAKQAKEEVAAFIDAVEKAWGRRVVLYSSREWRDHYGLDATEDRPDWLYNDGSRPVQGDWALWQTRFDGSVAGVKGDVDIDVLRTEVLRASSSMNDDA; encoded by the coding sequence ATGACGTCCTCCCCGCCCCCCGACCGCTCCCCACGACCCGGCGATCCCGTGCGCCCGCGCTCGCGACCGCGCCAGAAGTTCACCCGTGAGCAGGTGCGACGCCGCCAGATCGTCGCGGGAGGATGCCTCGCGCTCGTGATCCTGCTGGTCGTGATCTCGTGCAGCGCGATCCTGGGACGCCACGGCGGCGGGGGAGGGGGAGCCCTCGGCGGCGGGGCCGACGACTCCGCGATGAGCGTCCCCGCCACCCCGGCCGACGCCCCGGCGCTCTCGCAGCTGCCGAAGGACGCGAGCCTCGGCGGCGAGGAGGCCCTCGGCATCGACGTCTCCGCCCATCAGGGCGAGATCGACTGGACGAAGGTCCGCGGCGACGGCATCTCCTTCGCGTACATGAAGGCCACCGAGGGCACCGGCTTCACCGACCCGCAGCTGAACGCGAACTGGCGCGGCGCGCGCGGCGCCGGCGTGACCCCCGGCGCCTACCACTACTTCACGCTCTGCTCGCCCGGGGCCGACCAGGCGAAGGCGTTCCTGGAGGCCGTGCCGCCGAGCGACGACGCCCTGCCTCCCGCCCTCGACCTCGAGTTCGACGGGGCCTGCGAGAAGCGCCCCGAGGCGAAGCAGGCGAAGGAGGAGGTCGCGGCCTTCATCGACGCCGTCGAGAAGGCCTGGGGACGCCGCGTGGTGCTCTACTCCTCGCGCGAATGGCGCGACCACTACGGACTCGACGCCACCGAGGACCGGCCCGACTGGCTCTACAACGACGGCTCCCGGCCCGTCCAGGGCGACTGGGCGCTGTGGCAGACCCGCTTCGACGGCTCGGTCGCGGGCGTGAAGGGCGACGTCGACATCGACGTCCTGCGCACCGAGGTGCTCCGCGCGTCCTCCTCGATGAACGACGACGCCTGA
- a CDS encoding TetR/AcrR family transcriptional regulator codes for MGAREKLTDAMSELLWERGYAATSPRDVMTRAGVGQGSMYHHFAGKHDLAVASLSAVSGTMADEASVLEDVEAGTPLERMKAYLRLPRPGTRGCRIGRMTQDPQSVTDPDLARIVQGAFATMLGRWEDAIAAAVAAGELPGTVVPADLARTLSAVIQGGYVLARAEGDQAPMDAAIRGAVALLDATSASVDPSARESRAPRERGDQEEGRS; via the coding sequence ATGGGAGCGCGAGAGAAGCTGACCGATGCCATGTCCGAGCTGCTGTGGGAGCGCGGCTACGCCGCCACCAGCCCGCGCGACGTGATGACCCGCGCCGGCGTCGGCCAGGGGAGCATGTACCACCACTTCGCCGGCAAGCACGATCTCGCCGTCGCCTCCCTCTCCGCCGTGTCCGGCACCATGGCCGACGAGGCCTCGGTGCTCGAGGACGTCGAGGCCGGCACGCCGCTCGAGCGCATGAAGGCCTACCTCCGCCTCCCCAGGCCCGGCACGCGCGGCTGCCGCATCGGCCGGATGACCCAGGACCCGCAGTCGGTCACCGATCCCGACCTCGCGCGCATCGTCCAGGGCGCCTTCGCGACCATGCTCGGGCGCTGGGAGGACGCGATCGCCGCCGCCGTCGCCGCCGGCGAGCTGCCCGGGACCGTCGTCCCCGCGGACCTCGCCCGCACGCTCTCGGCCGTCATCCAGGGCGGCTACGTGCTCGCCCGCGCCGAGGGCGATCAGGCCCCCATGGACGCCGCGATCCGCGGCGCCGTGGCACTCCTGGACGCGACCAGCGCGTCCGTGGACCCCTCCGCCAGGGAATCCCGGGCACCCCGGGAACGGGGAGATCAGGAAGAAGGCCGGTCATGA
- the gap gene encoding type I glyceraldehyde-3-phosphate dehydrogenase, whose translation MTVRIGINGFGRIGRTYLRAALASAADVEVVAVNDIADAATLATLLEWDSLNGRLDGVAAEDGAIVLDGRRIPVSSEREPGSIPWGEHGVDVVIESTGRFTDAGSARQHLAAGARKVIISAPADGDVPALVLGVNDADVDFTGDVFSNGSCTTNCLAPLVKVLDDAFGVESGLMTTVHAYTSDQRLQDAPHSDLRRARAAAVSTIPTSSGAGKTIGRIIPRLDGRLTAASLRVPVPVGSITDLTAKLARPGSADEVNEAFRTAAASPGLSRYLAYSEAPIVSADIVGDPHSAVFDAPLTQAVGDQVKVFAWYDNEWGFSNRLVELSERIGGVQD comes from the coding sequence ATGACCGTGCGCATCGGGATCAACGGATTCGGCCGCATCGGCCGCACCTACCTGCGGGCGGCGCTCGCCTCCGCGGCGGACGTCGAGGTCGTCGCCGTCAACGACATCGCCGACGCGGCGACGCTCGCGACCCTCCTGGAATGGGACTCGCTGAACGGCCGCCTCGACGGCGTCGCGGCCGAGGACGGGGCGATCGTGCTGGACGGACGGCGCATCCCCGTCAGCTCCGAGCGCGAGCCCGGGAGCATCCCCTGGGGCGAGCACGGCGTGGACGTCGTCATCGAGTCCACGGGCCGCTTCACCGATGCGGGCTCCGCCCGTCAGCACCTCGCGGCCGGTGCGCGGAAGGTGATCATCTCCGCCCCCGCCGACGGCGACGTGCCCGCGCTCGTGCTCGGCGTCAACGACGCCGACGTGGACTTCACGGGCGACGTGTTCTCCAACGGGTCCTGCACGACCAACTGCCTCGCACCCCTGGTGAAGGTCCTCGACGACGCCTTCGGCGTCGAGTCCGGACTGATGACCACCGTCCACGCGTACACCAGCGACCAGCGCCTGCAGGACGCCCCGCACTCCGACCTGCGGCGCGCGCGTGCCGCCGCGGTCTCCACGATCCCCACCTCGTCCGGCGCGGGGAAGACCATCGGTCGGATCATCCCGCGGCTCGACGGGCGCCTCACGGCGGCCTCGCTGCGCGTGCCCGTGCCCGTCGGCTCCATCACCGACCTCACCGCGAAGCTCGCCCGGCCCGGGAGCGCCGACGAGGTGAACGAGGCCTTCCGCACCGCCGCCGCGAGCCCCGGGCTCTCCCGGTACCTCGCCTACTCGGAGGCGCCCATCGTCTCGGCAGACATCGTCGGCGACCCGCACTCCGCCGTCTTCGACGCCCCGCTCACCCAGGCCGTCGGCGACCAGGTCAAGGTCTTCGCCTGGTACGACAACGAGTGGGGGTTCTCGAACCGGCTCGTCGAGCTGTCCGAGAGGATCGGGGGAGTGCAGGACTGA
- a CDS encoding iron-siderophore ABC transporter substrate-binding protein, giving the protein MTRRSLSRSPLAPRPLSADGARRPEPARRPSRRSLLAGAAAAPIGLALAACGGASSADETASDAGGDSEDGAFPVTIEHALGTAEITEKPQRIVTLGQGSTETCIALGTIPVGVEDYAWGADDSGQLPWVHEAIDEKKGKLPELITGSTELDTEAILALTPDLILAPWSGITKEQYDVLKDIAPTVAYEKEAWVITWEQQITTISTALGLPSKADELIAGIKDEFASRRQKEWEDVTFSFIYNSGKGTLGVFYPDEQRVAMVSALGLTVDPIKDEISKYEVEGTDSAMIGLENADMLDDSDLIFTFYSDEKNRKEVEAQPLYADIPAIKAGAIVAPTDQAFVTGSSMINPLTVPWALERYVPLIEKAVAKV; this is encoded by the coding sequence ATGACCCGCCGATCCCTCTCTCGCAGCCCCCTCGCGCCCCGCCCCCTGTCCGCCGACGGGGCCCGTCGGCCCGAGCCCGCCCGTCGGCCCAGCCGCCGCTCGCTGCTGGCCGGAGCGGCCGCGGCCCCCATCGGCCTCGCGCTCGCCGCCTGCGGAGGAGCCTCCTCGGCGGACGAGACCGCCTCCGACGCCGGCGGCGACTCCGAGGACGGCGCCTTCCCCGTCACCATCGAGCACGCGCTCGGCACCGCCGAGATCACCGAGAAGCCCCAGCGCATCGTCACTCTGGGCCAGGGGTCCACCGAGACCTGCATCGCGCTGGGCACCATCCCCGTGGGCGTCGAGGACTACGCCTGGGGCGCCGACGACTCCGGCCAGCTGCCGTGGGTGCACGAGGCCATCGACGAGAAGAAGGGGAAGCTGCCGGAGCTCATCACCGGCTCCACCGAGCTCGACACCGAGGCGATCCTCGCGCTCACCCCCGATCTGATCCTCGCCCCCTGGTCCGGGATCACCAAGGAGCAGTACGACGTCCTCAAGGACATCGCCCCCACGGTCGCCTACGAGAAGGAGGCGTGGGTGATCACCTGGGAGCAGCAGATCACCACGATCTCCACGGCCCTCGGCCTGCCCTCGAAGGCCGACGAGCTCATCGCGGGCATCAAGGACGAGTTCGCCTCCCGCCGGCAGAAGGAGTGGGAGGACGTCACGTTCTCCTTCATCTACAACTCCGGGAAGGGCACGCTGGGCGTGTTCTACCCCGACGAGCAGCGCGTCGCCATGGTCAGCGCACTGGGCCTCACCGTGGATCCCATCAAGGACGAGATCTCGAAGTACGAGGTCGAGGGCACGGACTCGGCCATGATCGGTCTCGAGAACGCCGACATGCTCGACGACTCGGACCTCATCTTCACGTTCTACTCGGACGAGAAGAACCGCAAGGAGGTCGAGGCGCAGCCGCTGTACGCGGACATCCCCGCGATCAAGGCCGGCGCGATCGTCGCCCCGACCGACCAGGCGTTCGTCACGGGCTCCTCGATGATCAACCCGCTCACCGTCCCGTGGGCGCTCGAGCGCTACGTCCCGCTGATCGAGAAGGCCGTCGCGAAGGTCTGA
- a CDS encoding FecCD family ABC transporter permease has translation MSTAVSSDPSTRPAAGAGRVLLGGRRRLPPLAAIALAVLLVLAVCLASVCLGARADDPGQLRAALLGRGEERMELIVHGRAVRTLVGLAVGAALALSGQLIQALTRNPLGEPGLLGVTSGASFAIVLVTAVLGTVSAQVAALAAIPGALLAVLVVHLVSRPAGTSSVVPLVLAGAVVSAVLGAIVQGIILRMPGVFDSYRYWVVGSLTGADLTTLATVAPVLLTGLAIAILIAPALNTLALGDDVAISLGSPVRLVRGAGIIAAGLLAAGATAAAGPIAFVGLAVPHLVRGLVGADHRWQLPLNLLLGAALLVASDVLARVLIRPEELMVGVVTAFVGAPFLLLAVRRGAVTDR, from the coding sequence GTGAGCACCGCGGTCTCGTCCGATCCGAGCACCCGCCCCGCCGCCGGCGCGGGGCGGGTGCTCCTCGGCGGCAGGCGCCGGCTCCCGCCGCTCGCCGCGATCGCGCTCGCGGTGCTGCTCGTGCTCGCGGTGTGCCTGGCCAGCGTGTGCCTCGGCGCCCGGGCCGACGACCCCGGCCAGCTGCGCGCCGCCCTGCTGGGACGGGGCGAGGAGCGGATGGAGCTGATCGTGCACGGCCGCGCCGTGCGCACCCTCGTCGGACTCGCCGTGGGCGCGGCGCTCGCGCTCTCCGGCCAGCTCATCCAGGCCCTCACCCGGAACCCCCTCGGCGAGCCCGGGCTGCTGGGCGTCACCTCCGGCGCATCCTTCGCGATCGTGCTGGTCACCGCGGTCCTCGGCACCGTGAGCGCGCAGGTCGCGGCGCTCGCCGCGATCCCCGGGGCGCTGCTCGCGGTGCTCGTCGTCCACCTCGTCTCCCGCCCGGCGGGCACCTCCTCCGTGGTCCCGCTCGTGCTCGCCGGCGCCGTGGTCAGCGCCGTGCTGGGCGCCATCGTGCAGGGGATCATCCTGCGCATGCCTGGCGTCTTCGACTCCTACCGCTACTGGGTCGTCGGCTCCCTGACCGGCGCCGACCTCACCACCCTCGCGACCGTCGCCCCCGTGCTGCTCACGGGGCTGGCCATCGCGATCCTCATCGCCCCGGCCCTGAACACCCTCGCGCTCGGCGACGACGTCGCGATCTCGCTCGGCTCCCCGGTGCGCCTCGTGCGGGGCGCCGGGATCATCGCCGCCGGACTGCTGGCCGCGGGCGCGACCGCCGCCGCGGGCCCCATCGCCTTCGTCGGCCTCGCCGTCCCGCACCTCGTGCGCGGCCTCGTCGGCGCCGACCACCGCTGGCAGCTGCCGCTCAACCTGCTGCTCGGGGCCGCGCTGCTGGTCGCCTCCGACGTCCTCGCGCGCGTCCTCATCCGGCCCGAGGAGCTCATGGTCGGCGTCGTCACCGCCTTCGTGGGCGCCCCGTTCCTGCTGCTGGCCGTGCGCCGCGGGGCGGTGACCGACCGATGA
- a CDS encoding FecCD family ABC transporter permease, translating into MSTVSAPPAERAARRSEPRPTRAPLPPGLRTVLLALVLTAIAVAAGVITLARGELGVGPSDVLKVLEGGGDRRAEIILTRMRGPRVLVGAGAGAALGLAGTLFQTVTRNPLGSPDVIGLGAGAGAGIALVSLVSDGPAPTWMGALAGSAIAIGLVHAATGRGFASPSRLIIAGIGVAAMALALTQYVVAVVLRDAGSQLAGQLVGSLNSRSMQHAAMIGIVLLVCAPLAGLLRHDLTVMDMGDEMADALGGGAVRTRTSAIILSVLLCAGAVAVAGPIAFVALAAPHIARSTLRLPGPHLLVSALVGAVILLVSDLAVQAVPLLDGLPVGVITAGFGGVYLGILLIGTWRRNSA; encoded by the coding sequence ATGAGCACCGTCTCCGCGCCTCCCGCCGAGCGCGCCGCGCGCCGCTCCGAGCCCCGCCCGACCCGGGCTCCGCTCCCGCCGGGGCTCCGCACCGTGCTTCTCGCCCTCGTCCTCACCGCGATCGCCGTCGCGGCCGGGGTCATCACCCTCGCCCGCGGCGAGCTCGGCGTCGGCCCGTCGGACGTCCTGAAGGTGCTCGAAGGCGGGGGGGACCGCCGCGCCGAGATCATCCTGACCCGCATGCGCGGCCCGCGCGTGCTCGTCGGCGCGGGCGCCGGAGCCGCCCTCGGCCTCGCCGGGACCCTCTTCCAGACCGTCACCCGCAACCCGCTGGGGAGCCCCGACGTGATCGGGCTCGGTGCGGGCGCGGGCGCCGGCATCGCGCTGGTCTCCCTCGTCTCCGACGGGCCCGCCCCCACCTGGATGGGCGCGCTCGCCGGCTCGGCGATCGCGATCGGCCTCGTCCACGCGGCGACCGGCCGCGGCTTCGCCTCGCCCTCGCGGCTGATCATCGCCGGGATCGGCGTGGCCGCGATGGCGCTCGCCCTCACCCAGTACGTGGTGGCCGTGGTGCTGCGCGACGCCGGCTCCCAGCTCGCCGGGCAGCTCGTGGGCTCCCTGAACTCCCGCAGCATGCAGCACGCGGCGATGATCGGCATCGTGCTGCTGGTGTGCGCGCCGCTCGCCGGTCTGCTGCGCCACGACCTCACCGTCATGGACATGGGCGACGAGATGGCCGACGCCCTGGGCGGCGGGGCCGTGCGCACCCGCACGAGCGCGATCATCCTGTCGGTGCTGCTGTGCGCGGGGGCCGTCGCGGTCGCCGGGCCCATCGCCTTCGTCGCGCTCGCCGCGCCGCACATCGCCCGCAGCACCCTGCGCCTGCCCGGCCCCCACCTCCTGGTCTCCGCGCTCGTGGGCGCCGTGATCCTGCTGGTCTCCGACCTCGCCGTGCAGGCCGTGCCCCTGCTCGACGGGCTTCCCGTGGGCGTGATCACCGCCGGATTCGGCGGCGTCTACCTGGGCATCCTGCTGATCGGCACCTGGAGGAGGAACAGCGCATGA
- a CDS encoding ABC transporter ATP-binding protein codes for MSIGPESAAAPALSLEGVSVGYGEKTVLADLGLEVPAGRFTAVIGPNGCGKSTMLKAMARTLPVRSGRILLDGEPLEAQRSRAVARRLAMLPQEPVVPDGITVRGLVDRGRHPYRSALRRRLPGDGEAVDAAMAATGVAELADVQVTDLSGGQRQRVWIALVLAQQTAHVLLDEPTSFLDVAHQIEVLHLCQDMRASGRTVLAVLHDLNQAARYADELVVLHEGRLVVQGAPADVLDEQLLADVFDLDAQVASDPQSGTPMVVPRLRQAARAG; via the coding sequence ATGAGCATAGGACCCGAATCCGCCGCGGCCCCGGCCCTCTCCCTCGAGGGCGTGAGCGTCGGCTACGGGGAGAAGACGGTCCTCGCCGACCTCGGCCTCGAGGTGCCCGCGGGCCGCTTCACCGCGGTGATCGGCCCGAACGGCTGCGGCAAGTCCACGATGCTCAAGGCCATGGCGCGGACGCTGCCCGTGCGCTCCGGGCGGATCCTCCTCGACGGGGAGCCGCTGGAGGCCCAGCGCTCCCGGGCGGTCGCACGGCGTCTGGCGATGCTCCCGCAGGAGCCCGTCGTGCCCGACGGCATCACCGTGCGCGGCCTCGTGGACCGCGGGCGCCACCCGTACCGCTCCGCGCTGCGCCGACGGCTCCCGGGCGACGGCGAGGCCGTGGACGCCGCGATGGCCGCCACCGGCGTGGCCGAGCTCGCGGACGTGCAGGTCACGGACCTCTCCGGCGGGCAGCGTCAGCGCGTGTGGATCGCGCTCGTGCTCGCCCAGCAGACGGCGCACGTGCTGCTCGACGAGCCCACGAGCTTCCTCGACGTGGCCCACCAGATCGAGGTCCTCCACCTGTGCCAGGACATGCGCGCGAGCGGCCGCACCGTCCTCGCCGTCCTCCACGACCTGAACCAGGCCGCCCGCTACGCCGACGAGCTCGTGGTCCTCCACGAGGGCCGGCTCGTCGTCCAGGGCGCCCCGGCCGACGTGCTCGACGAGCAGCTGCTCGCCGACGTCTTCGACCTCGACGCCCAGGTGGCCTCGGATCCGCAGAGCGGCACGCCGATGGTGGTGCCGCGCCTGCGACAGGCGGCCCGGGCCGGCTGA
- a CDS encoding FadR/GntR family transcriptional regulator, which translates to MTPRLSLSEQLAQEIVDRIRSERLGPGDVMPATRRLAESLEVTVPTLREALRRLEASKVVELRHGSGVYVGTGIERALIVNPHRPPITRESVRELAAARLAIEPGIAAEAARARSPHTLDALERAAQNALHDPDPAGRPEQHFHVALAGCTGNALLVQTIDALLERRSQEQVEIRFSYDDRARDHAEHLEILRAVREGDADAAESLTRGHLEHIRDAIDATAHLEDQS; encoded by the coding sequence ATGACCCCTCGTCTCTCGCTCTCGGAGCAGCTCGCCCAGGAGATCGTCGATCGCATCCGCAGCGAGCGGCTCGGCCCCGGCGACGTGATGCCGGCGACGCGCCGGCTCGCGGAGAGCCTCGAGGTCACCGTCCCCACCCTGCGCGAGGCCCTCCGCCGTCTCGAGGCCTCGAAGGTCGTCGAGCTGCGCCACGGCTCGGGCGTCTACGTGGGCACCGGCATCGAGCGCGCGCTCATCGTGAACCCCCATCGGCCCCCGATCACGCGGGAGTCCGTGCGCGAGCTCGCCGCCGCGCGCCTGGCGATCGAGCCGGGGATCGCGGCCGAGGCCGCCCGCGCCCGCTCACCGCACACCCTCGACGCCCTGGAGCGCGCGGCGCAGAACGCGCTGCACGACCCGGATCCCGCCGGGCGCCCCGAGCAGCACTTCCACGTCGCGCTCGCGGGATGCACGGGCAACGCCCTGCTCGTGCAGACCATCGACGCCCTGCTCGAGCGCCGCTCCCAGGAGCAGGTCGAGATCCGCTTCAGCTACGACGACCGCGCACGGGACCACGCCGAGCACCTCGAGATCCTCCGGGCCGTGCGCGAGGGCGATGCGGACGCCGCCGAGAGCCTCACCAGGGGCCACCTGGAGCACATCCGCGACGCGATCGACGCCACCGCCCACCTGGAGGACCAGTCATGA